One Ovis aries strain OAR_USU_Benz2616 breed Rambouillet chromosome 4, ARS-UI_Ramb_v3.0, whole genome shotgun sequence DNA window includes the following coding sequences:
- the LOC101114438 gene encoding T cell receptor beta variable 7-9, with protein MDSRLFCWAILCLLGVRHLVPGVSQSPRHYITEMGWDVTLRCDLMPGHLYLYWYRQTLGKGMEFLMSIYNKEPSEKAHFMEDCFSAEMPNGAYLILKMHPAQLGDLAMFLCASSLPTALQRCFLALSQTPQCLYALLKAAVRGVGEIQSNKNVTTGDGLGKSKHAQRILRPELLALNLMGEDRTDFSEAKT; from the exons ATGGACAGCAGGCTCTTCTGCTGGGCGATCCTTTGTCTCCTGGGAGTAA GACACTTGGTACCTGGTGTCAGCCAGAGCCCTCGCCACTACATCACAGAGATGGGATGGGATGTGACTCTGAGGTGTGACCTCATGCCTGGTCATTTGTACCTCTACTGGTACCGACAGACCCTGGGAAAGGGCATGGAGTTTCTGATGTCCATCTACAACAAAGAGCCTTCAGAAAAGGCACACTTTATGGAGGATTGCTTCTCAGCTGAGATGCCTAATGGAGCGTACCTCATTCTGAAGATGCATCCCGCACAGCTAGGGGACTTGGCCATGTTCCTCTGTGCCAGCAGCTTGCCCACAGCCTTGCAGAGATGCTTCCTTGCCCTTTCACAAACTCCACAGTGTCTCTATGCCTTGCTCAAGGCTGCAGTGCGTGGGGTTGGAG AGATCCAGTCCAACAAGAATGTCACCACAGGGGACGGACTAGGCAAGAGCAAACATGCACAGCGCATCCTACGCCCAGAGCTGCTTGCTCTGAACCTGATGGGTGAAGACAGGACTGACTTCTCAGAGGCTAAGACCTGA